A portion of the Sphingobacteriales bacterium genome contains these proteins:
- a CDS encoding TIGR01777 family protein produces the protein MAKVIITGGTGLVGKRLTQLLLNRGYGVNILCRNPKRPNEFKWDISGNYIDKNVFEQANAIIHLAGAGVADERWTAERKKEIIDSRIRSAGLLYDYLANNKHTISNFISASAVGFYGDRGNEVLTETSTAGTGFLADVCKLWENGADTLATLHIPVSKIRIGIVLSKDGGALPKLDLPIRFGIGAYIGSGKQYVPWIHIDDLCAIILYLLENKKYAGIYNASAPDIKTNRQMSATIAKVLQRPFIPAPAPAFLLKTVMGEMSEMLLMSSNCSPEKITAAGFRFQFPLLTDALENIYHTAPPG, from the coding sequence ATGGCAAAAGTAATCATTACAGGTGGAACAGGTTTGGTGGGGAAAAGATTAACCCAATTACTGCTTAACAGAGGTTATGGGGTAAATATCCTCTGCCGGAACCCCAAAAGACCGAATGAATTCAAATGGGACATTTCCGGAAACTATATCGACAAAAACGTATTTGAACAGGCAAATGCCATCATCCATCTGGCAGGTGCCGGCGTGGCGGATGAGCGCTGGACGGCGGAACGAAAAAAAGAAATCATAGACAGCCGCATACGGTCTGCCGGATTGCTGTATGACTATTTAGCCAATAACAAACATACCATTTCAAACTTCATATCGGCTTCGGCTGTCGGTTTCTACGGCGACAGGGGAAACGAAGTGCTGACTGAGACGTCAACAGCAGGTACCGGTTTCTTAGCGGATGTCTGCAAGTTATGGGAGAACGGGGCAGACACATTGGCAACTCTCCATATTCCGGTCAGCAAAATCCGGATCGGCATTGTCTTAAGTAAGGACGGAGGCGCTTTACCGAAATTAGACCTTCCGATAAGGTTTGGTATCGGTGCGTATATTGGCAGCGGAAAACAATACGTTCCGTGGATACACATCGATGACCTGTGTGCCATTATTCTGTATCTCCTGGAAAATAAAAAGTATGCAGGCATTTATAATGCAAGTGCTCCGGATATAAAAACCAACCGACAGATGAGTGCAACCATCGCAAAGGTATTGCAACGTCCCTTCATTCCGGCTCCGGCTCCGGCATTTCTGCTTAAAACCGTTATGGGAGAAATGTCAGAGATGTTGCTGATGAGCAGCAACTGCTCTCCGGAGAAAATTACTGCCGCAGGCTTCCGTTTTCAGTTCCCTTTGCTGACAGATGCGTTGGAAAATATCTATCATACTGCTCCACCCGGTTAA
- a CDS encoding aminotransferase class I/II-fold pyridoxal phosphate-dependent enzyme: MLYRRMPIEAESPEEMGYGTIQYNLAESSVRDIYFRDLHIDLNDLFICYGEHRGNAGLRKEIVLDEKGLDAEDVLVCPSAATALFIISTTLLQPKDHLIVLRPNYATNIETPRAIGCTISYIDLSFEEGFQFTLEQIKEAITPETRLISLTSPHNPTGVVFDDALIKSVIDLAKERSIYVLVDETYRYLHFQSGLIPYYAGISDNVISVCSLSKAFGVPGIRLGWLITENKALQAAFLAAKEQIIICNSVVDEAIAHHILKQKDKFLQPTHQLIREQFSILKNWITREQDILEWVEPNAGVVCFPRIKREYNIDIKKFYTILYEQHQTLVGAGHWFEQDDRCMRIGFGYPQKEELRIGLNNIFNTARKAAV; encoded by the coding sequence ATGTTATACCGCCGTATGCCCATAGAAGCCGAATCTCCCGAAGAAATGGGCTATGGCACGATTCAGTACAACCTGGCAGAAAGTTCGGTGAGGGATATCTATTTCCGTGACTTACATATCGACTTAAACGATTTATTCATCTGCTACGGTGAGCACCGCGGCAATGCCGGGTTGAGAAAGGAGATTGTGTTGGATGAGAAAGGCCTGGATGCGGAGGATGTATTGGTTTGTCCGAGCGCGGCTACTGCGTTGTTTATCATTTCAACCACATTACTGCAACCTAAGGATCATCTGATTGTATTGCGGCCGAACTATGCGACCAATATTGAAACGCCAAGGGCAATAGGCTGCACGATAAGCTATATAGATTTGTCTTTTGAAGAAGGCTTTCAGTTTACATTAGAACAGATAAAAGAGGCAATAACACCGGAAACCAGACTCATCAGCCTTACCTCCCCACATAATCCAACCGGTGTGGTCTTTGACGATGCATTAATTAAAAGCGTTATTGATCTCGCGAAAGAACGGAGTATATATGTGCTGGTGGATGAGACCTACCGCTACCTCCATTTCCAATCCGGCTTAATCCCGTATTATGCAGGTATTTCAGACAATGTCATTTCTGTCTGTTCCCTGTCCAAGGCATTCGGTGTGCCGGGCATCCGCCTGGGCTGGCTCATCACTGAGAATAAGGCGCTTCAAGCCGCTTTCCTGGCCGCCAAAGAACAGATTATCATTTGTAATTCCGTAGTGGACGAAGCCATTGCCCATCATATCCTAAAACAGAAAGATAAGTTCCTGCAACCTACCCATCAGCTTATCCGGGAACAGTTCAGCATCCTGAAAAACTGGATAACCCGTGAACAGGATATACTGGAATGGGTGGAGCCCAACGCCGGTGTTGTCTGTTTTCCGCGAATCAAGAGAGAATACAATATTGATATAAAGAAGTTTTACACCATCTTATATGAACAACATCAAACACTGGTTGGCGCAGGACATTGGTTCGAACAAGACGACCGCTGCATGCGGATTGGGTTCGGGTATCCTCAAAAGGAAGAATTGAGGATTGGATTGAATAATATCTTCAACACAGCCAGGAAGGCTGCGGTTTAA
- a CDS encoding bifunctional UDP-N-acetylmuramoyl-tripeptide:D-alanyl-D-alanine ligase/alanine racemase, which produces MRYSIHEIKSILNGHFLRQPSDAILTQVCIDTRKITNAAQSLFFCLSARNDGHQYIGTAFNKGIRNFIVSKGVEIFQFPDANFIQVDDTLQALQQLAKHHREQFNIPVIGITGSNGKTIVKEWLYQLLSAEKNIVKSPKSYNSQIGVPLSVLNMDAANELAIFEAGISTVAEMKNLEKIIQPSIGILTNIGTAHDAGFSSKEEKLKEKLKLFTNSKTLISCYDNPLVYTEVGKMAKEKASLTSVSWSVNIDSAVIINFIKRENDSSFFSIKNGYGSTLDFPAFTLKIPFTDDASLENCLHCVVTLLQLDYSTDIIQSKILSLRNLPMRLELKYGINNCTIIDDSYSADFHSLQVALDFFKQQETHKKKTLIISEFEGSGLSEKDFIQKLKGILQENKFDKLIGVGKSFMHEIESLAYTVKEWYVFESTEKLIEQFNVLKFEHELILLKGARKFSFEKITAQLIGQTHATVLEVNLNALTNNLNVYKSYLPKNCGVIAMVKAFSYGSGSVEVASLLEKQGVDYLAVAYADEGVELRKDNIKTAVMVMNPDAVDFDRMLEFNLEPEIYSLRILKELIHFLDSLHHPESFHFNIHLKLETGMNRLGFVEDELNELLAILRQHPYVVVRTVFSHLAASEEAQLDAFTEAQIITFKRLSEKITEGLPYQVKRHLLNSSGILRFPQAYFDYVRLGIGLYGVDSSSTIQDKLLPIGKLKTRVAQIKQVKEGESIGYSRKGMADKDLKIGVLAIGYADGYDRRFGNGIGEVFIAGHRASIIGNICMDMCMVDITHIDDVHEGDEAEIYGKEISIIEQARKIGTIAYELLTRISGRVKRLYYLD; this is translated from the coding sequence ATGAGATACAGCATCCACGAAATAAAGTCCATCCTAAACGGACATTTCCTCCGGCAGCCGTCAGATGCCATTCTTACGCAGGTTTGTATTGACACCCGGAAAATAACGAACGCTGCTCAATCACTGTTCTTCTGTTTATCCGCCCGCAACGATGGCCATCAGTATATCGGAACGGCTTTTAATAAAGGCATCCGGAATTTTATTGTATCAAAAGGAGTGGAAATTTTTCAATTTCCTGACGCAAATTTTATCCAAGTAGATGATACCCTGCAAGCCCTGCAGCAATTAGCAAAACATCACCGCGAGCAGTTTAACATTCCGGTTATCGGCATAACCGGCAGCAACGGAAAGACCATAGTAAAAGAATGGCTGTATCAATTATTATCTGCCGAAAAAAATATTGTAAAAAGTCCTAAAAGTTATAACTCACAAATTGGCGTACCGCTCTCTGTGTTGAATATGGACGCCGCAAACGAGCTGGCAATTTTTGAAGCCGGTATTTCTACAGTTGCTGAGATGAAAAATTTAGAAAAAATAATCCAGCCCAGTATCGGAATACTAACAAACATTGGCACCGCTCACGATGCCGGCTTTTCCTCAAAAGAAGAAAAACTGAAAGAAAAATTAAAATTATTTACGAATAGTAAAACGCTGATTTCCTGTTATGACAATCCGCTTGTCTATACTGAAGTCGGAAAAATGGCGAAAGAAAAAGCATCATTAACGTCTGTCTCCTGGAGCGTAAATATTGATTCTGCTGTCATAATTAATTTTATTAAAAGAGAAAACGACTCTTCATTTTTCTCAATAAAAAATGGATATGGATCGACACTTGATTTCCCGGCTTTTACATTAAAGATTCCATTTACAGATGATGCATCCTTAGAAAATTGTCTGCATTGTGTTGTTACACTTTTGCAATTAGACTATTCAACAGACATCATTCAAAGCAAAATTTTATCGCTTCGCAATTTACCAATGCGTCTGGAATTGAAATACGGCATAAACAACTGTACTATAATAGATGATTCCTACAGTGCCGATTTTCATTCGCTTCAGGTAGCTTTAGACTTTTTCAAACAACAGGAAACACACAAAAAGAAAACGCTTATTATTTCTGAGTTTGAGGGTTCCGGTTTAAGTGAAAAAGATTTTATTCAAAAATTAAAAGGTATACTGCAGGAAAATAAATTCGATAAACTGATTGGTGTAGGCAAATCTTTCATGCATGAAATAGAATCCCTTGCTTACACGGTTAAGGAATGGTATGTATTTGAAAGCACGGAAAAACTGATTGAGCAGTTTAATGTATTAAAATTTGAGCATGAACTTATTTTGCTGAAAGGCGCTCGCAAATTCAGTTTTGAGAAAATCACTGCACAATTAATCGGACAAACACATGCCACCGTTTTAGAGGTAAACCTGAATGCATTGACGAATAATTTAAATGTGTATAAAAGCTATTTGCCAAAAAATTGCGGTGTCATTGCGATGGTAAAAGCCTTTTCGTATGGCAGCGGCAGTGTAGAAGTGGCCAGTTTGCTCGAAAAACAAGGTGTAGATTATCTCGCGGTTGCTTATGCTGATGAAGGTGTTGAACTGCGAAAAGATAATATCAAAACAGCGGTTATGGTGATGAATCCTGATGCAGTAGACTTTGACAGGATGCTGGAGTTTAACCTCGAACCGGAAATTTACTCACTGAGAATCTTAAAAGAATTAATCCATTTTCTGGACTCTTTACATCATCCGGAATCATTCCATTTTAACATTCACCTGAAACTGGAAACAGGTATGAATCGTTTAGGGTTTGTTGAAGACGAATTGAATGAACTGTTAGCCATCCTCCGGCAACATCCGTACGTGGTAGTCAGGACTGTATTTTCGCACCTCGCAGCCAGTGAGGAAGCACAGTTGGACGCTTTCACGGAAGCACAGATAATAACCTTTAAAAGGCTTTCTGAGAAAATAACCGAAGGTCTTCCTTATCAGGTCAAAAGGCATTTATTAAATTCATCCGGCATTCTCCGTTTTCCTCAGGCATATTTTGATTATGTAAGATTAGGCATTGGCCTGTACGGTGTTGACAGTTCCTCCACTATTCAGGATAAATTGCTTCCTATCGGTAAGTTAAAAACCAGGGTGGCACAAATCAAGCAGGTGAAAGAAGGAGAAAGCATCGGTTACTCCAGAAAGGGAATGGCAGACAAGGACTTAAAAATCGGCGTGCTGGCAATAGGCTATGCGGATGGTTATGACAGGCGATTCGGCAACGGAATCGGGGAAGTTTTTATAGCAGGGCATCGGGCGAGCATCATCGGCAATATTTGTATGGATATGTGTATGGTGGACATCACGCATATCGATGACGTGCACGAAGGGGATGAAGCCGAAATCTACGGCAAAGAAATCTCCATCATTGAACAGGCAAGGAAAATCGGAACGATTGCCTATGAATTACTGACCCGCATTTCAGGAAGGGTAAAACGTTTGTATTACCTCGATTGA
- a CDS encoding Rieske 2Fe-2S domain-containing protein: MNWLPLEEGVKHKIESAPLFKPIRITFAGKDICVVKTEEDICGISNKCPHAGAQLHYGHCNKKGIVSCPLHGYKFDCKTGKSADGNNYKITHYAFKLEEDKLYIGLR; the protein is encoded by the coding sequence ATGAACTGGCTACCGTTAGAAGAAGGGGTAAAACATAAAATCGAATCTGCACCATTATTCAAACCTATAAGAATAACCTTTGCAGGAAAAGACATCTGTGTCGTAAAAACAGAAGAGGATATCTGCGGGATCAGCAATAAATGTCCGCATGCAGGGGCGCAATTGCATTACGGACACTGCAATAAGAAAGGGATTGTAAGCTGTCCGCTGCATGGCTATAAATTTGACTGTAAAACTGGAAAGAGTGCAGACGGGAATAATTATAAAATTACCCATTATGCATTTAAGTTAGAAGAAGATAAGTTGTATATTGGTTTAAGATAG
- a CDS encoding right-handed parallel beta-helix repeat-containing protein encodes MRKFFLFSVSVLLTVALQSCKGGKKAGDSAGFTYDEQIEKDFLEKLILVEDGGTVELPAGRFLFKKALSMEGKKDVTIKGAGADKTILSFLGQTEGAEGINITNCQNVTVTDFTIQDAKGDNLKLKGCDGVHIHHMNSTWTTGADTSNGNYGYYPVECRNVVMEHCEVSYCADAGVYIGQSTNVTIHDCYAHHNVAGIEIENCINSDIYKNKAENNSGGILVFDLPKLFQANGRNARVWDNDCVNNNFPNFGKPGSIVASIPPGSGMIIMATDSVDIYNNRITDNKTVGCAIVSYFTTGKQLNDSTYGPYCHNIYVHDNKFSRKAMMIPALDTDFGKLAMAACKSPIDIVYDGSAEKSLIDANGNLPEGKKICIRNNGDIKFVNMNLWKAKNLTDVLRTFDKDMTKFDCSYTGINGNNTNL; translated from the coding sequence ATGCGCAAGTTTTTTTTATTCTCAGTATCCGTACTTCTTACAGTTGCATTGCAGTCTTGCAAAGGCGGCAAAAAAGCAGGAGACAGCGCCGGATTCACCTATGATGAGCAAATAGAAAAGGATTTTCTGGAAAAGCTGATCCTCGTAGAAGACGGTGGAACGGTGGAATTACCTGCCGGTAGATTTCTGTTCAAAAAGGCCCTGTCGATGGAAGGCAAAAAAGATGTCACCATTAAGGGTGCGGGTGCTGACAAAACGATACTTTCCTTTTTGGGACAAACAGAAGGCGCTGAGGGAATTAATATTACCAACTGTCAGAATGTGACGGTAACGGACTTTACCATACAGGATGCTAAAGGCGACAACCTGAAGCTGAAAGGATGCGATGGTGTGCACATCCATCATATGAACTCCACCTGGACCACAGGGGCAGACACGTCCAATGGAAATTACGGATATTACCCGGTAGAATGCAGAAATGTGGTCATGGAGCATTGTGAGGTATCTTATTGCGCGGATGCCGGTGTGTATATCGGACAATCCACCAATGTCACCATCCACGACTGTTACGCACACCACAACGTAGCTGGTATAGAAATTGAAAACTGCATCAACTCGGATATCTATAAAAATAAGGCGGAAAACAATTCAGGGGGGATTTTAGTTTTTGACTTGCCTAAATTATTTCAGGCAAATGGCCGCAATGCAAGAGTTTGGGACAACGACTGCGTCAACAATAACTTTCCGAACTTTGGGAAGCCGGGAAGTATCGTTGCCAGCATCCCTCCGGGCAGCGGAATGATTATCATGGCCACGGACAGTGTAGACATCTATAATAATCGTATCACGGATAACAAAACGGTTGGCTGCGCAATTGTAAGTTATTTTACAACAGGTAAACAACTTAACGATTCCACCTATGGTCCATACTGCCATAACATCTATGTACATGATAATAAATTCAGCAGAAAAGCGATGATGATACCGGCACTGGATACAGATTTTGGCAAACTTGCCATGGCAGCCTGTAAATCCCCTATAGATATTGTATACGACGGAAGTGCAGAGAAGAGCCTCATAGATGCGAATGGGAATCTGCCGGAAGGCAAGAAAATCTGCATTCGCAACAACGGCGACATAAAATTCGTCAACATGAACTTGTGGAAAGCAAAAAACTTAACGGATGTGCTCCGTACTTTCGACAAGGATATGACTAAATTCGACTGTTCTTATACGGGCATTAACGGAAATAATACGAATCTGTAA